From Pararhizobium sp. A13:
GGCAGCGTCGGAGGCGAGCCCTCCTGATCCGGTTCTCGACGCGTTTCTGAGCACAGGTCGCTCGAAACTCGACGAGATCGATTCTCTCCTGAAGGGGGAAGACGAGAAATGACATTTGTGGACGACAGTCTTTTGGGCACGGCCCCGATACGTTCAGCCAAGTCTGGCTCCCAGTCTGCGGGTAAGCAAAACGAAGCGGCTGCGGCCAATCAGCGTTCGGCTTTCGAAAATGCCTTTGCCGACGCCGGCAAGAAAAAGCAGCCGATGATTTCGATCAGCGGAAAGACATCAACAGACACCGGCATGCCGGCGACGTTTGCTGCTTCGCAGAATCTGACAACCGCTGCCAAGGCCGACACCGCGTCCAACGGTGATACCGCCGCGCTCGACCCGGACTGCCCGCTATCCTTGCCTGGTTCAGCAGATGACGTTGAGATGCAGTCTGCGCTCGGGAACACTACCAATGCCGCTTTCCGTCCGGCTGAAAAGCAGATGCTGGTGCCGCAGACTGGGGAAGAGCTTACCATCGAACCGGAGGTTCATGGCCAGATGTTCACTTCGGCGCCTTCCGAGGGCAAAGGCAGCCTTCGAGCGTCCATCGGTCTGGCCAATCTTGGTGCGGATGCGACAGCCGACGCGGGCCAGATCCTGGACGAGCAGGCTGGCGACAAGATGAAGGGTCTCTTGAAGGATCCGAAGGAACAGCTTTCGAAGCACAGCGATTCCAAGGCAGCGACATCGGGCGAGGCGTTGCCGTCGAATTCGCAAGGGAATGCCGATGCGACGATGGACACGGCGCCCGCCGATGTCAGCCAACTGCTCGCGCTCCTTGGCGCCGCGCAGAAACCGACCGACGCCGGCACAACGGTGCCGGCAGAGCCGCCGCCGGTCCTGTCCGAGTTCCAGGCACTGGCAGAGAGCGCCGGCAAGGCCACGGTCGCTTCGAAGGATACCGCGGCGGCGAAAGCGTCGGCCCGACCTGAGACTGACGCCAGCGCTGTCGGGAACGCCACGCAGGCAGGGTCCGATCAGATATTCCGTTTCGCCCGCGCCGATGGCAAGGGCCAGGCGGTTTCCATGAGCCTCGCCTCGGATAGTGACAAGGGAGTTGTGACGAACGATGCCGGCTCCAAGTCCACGACAACGGCCAAGGGTGAAACCGTGACCGTTGTTGAAGCGCGCCGCTATCTCGGCCTGGCGCCCAGCAGCAATGCGTCGGCGATAACGAGCCAGATCACCAGCAATCCCGAATGGGCAAACGCACTCCAGCCGAGCACGGCGGCTGCGGCGCCGTTGACTGAGGTTTCTACGGGCAAGGTTCTCAACACGCTGAAGATCCAGATGCATCCGATCGATCTTGGCACGGTGACGGCCACACTGCGGCTCAAGGATGACGAATTGCACGTCGAGCTGAAGGTGGAGACGGGCGACGCCTTCCGGCAGCTGAGCGACGATCAGGGTGCCATGGTGAAGGCGCTTCGTGCGCAGGGTTTCGCGGTCGATCAGGTCAGTATCGTCTTCAATGCCTCGGATTCCTCCAGCGGCAACAATACACAGCAGCAGGCGCAGCCTCAGATGGGTCAGCAGGGCCGCGAAGCGGCCGGAGACGGCCCGGCCCAAGGCAGGGGCGAGCGCAATGATAGCGGCGGCGAGCAGCAGGACAGCGGAAGGTGGACGAGGAATGAAGGTACGAGCGATGCGTCTTCTGGTGCTGAGCTTAACCGGACTGGTGACGTCTATATGTAGCGCGGAGGCCAACACCGGGGTCTGTGAAAGCGAGATCACGGCAGCCGCAGCGAAATACCAGATTCCGGCAGGCATTCTTTATTCCGTCGGTCTGACGGAAACCGGCCGCAAGGGATCGCTGCAGCCGTTTGCCATGAACATCGAGGGCAAAGCCTATTTCGCCAACAGCGCGGACGAGGTGTTGCAGCGATTTGCTGCAGCCCGTGCGCAAGGAGCCAAGCTGATCGATCTCGGCTGCATGCAGATCAACTACCATTTCCACGGCGAAAATTTTGCATCGCCGAACGAGATGCTGAACCCGAGGAAGAACGTCGAATACGCTGCCCGCTTCCTGGCCAATCTGCATGCCAGGCACGAGACCTGGACGATGGCCGTTGCCCGGTATCATGCCGGCCCCAACAATGACCCCGCGCAGAAAAAATATGTCTGCCGCGTGATCGCCAATCTGGTTGCCACAGGCTATGGAAAGTGGACACCAAACGCGTCGAACTTTTGCCAATAATACAACCTCTAGGCGATTTACTTCGGTCCTTTTCCGCCCCGCGTAATTGCGTCAACATTGCGTTCGAAAAATGACCGCAAACGCTTTCTTAATGGGGCGTTAACGTTTCCCCATAAATTTTAGTGGCACATATTGATGTACGTACTACATGTAGATCAAATCGGTACAAAAATCTTAATCTAGTATTAATTTCAGCCAGTAACTTCCCATAGTTGTTCAGGAATCCGCCGATTCGTATCTGTTGCCCATCGAGGCACCATACTGATTCGGAGGCGGACGAATGATCGTAGTGGTTGATGAGCGTGAGCTCGTGAAAGACGGATACACTTCACTGTTTGGACGAGAGGGCGTGCCCTCCACCGGGTTCCATCCAAGCGAATTTGGCGATTGGGTTTCAACGGCGGCCGACACCGATATCGACGCCGTCGAGGCGTTTCTGATCGGCCAGGGTGAGAAGGCGATGAGCCTGCCCCGGGCCATCCGGGACCGGTCTTCGGCACCGGTCATCGCCATCAGCGATTCTCCCTCGCTCGAAACGACGCTGGCGTTCTTCGACTGCGGCGTCGATGACGTGGTGCGCAAGCCGGTTCATCCCCGGGAAATCCTTGCCCGCGCTGCGGCCATCCGCCGCCGTCTGAAGGCTTTGGCGAACTACACCGACATCGGCCCGATCCGGGTTTTCTCCGACGGCCGGGATCCGGAAGTGCATGGCGAAGTTTTCGCCCTGCCACGCCGCGAGCGCCGCATTCTCGAATACCTGGTCTCCAACCGCGGACGGCGGGTGTCCAAGACCCAGATATTCAACGCCATCTACGGCATCTTCGATGAGGACGTCGAAGAGAACGTCGTGGAAAGCCACATCAGCAAGCTGCGCAAGAAACTGCGCAAGCGTCTCGGCTTCGATCCGATCGATTCCAAGCGTTTCCTCGGCTACTGCATCGACTGGAGCTGACGATCTTCGTGTCGGCGGTCGGATGTGGCGGCATCCGATCCGGCCTCTCAAGACAGGTTCACGCAAGGCCCACTTCCTAGAGTTGCCATAACGACGAAAACGAGGATCGGACATGAGTCTTTACGGAATGATGAGAACCGGTGGCTCCGGCATGAACGCTCAGGCAAACCGCCTGGGCACCGTCGCCGAAAACATCGCCAACGCCAATACCACCGGCTACAAGCGGGCATCGACGGAATTTTCCTCCCTGATCCTGCCGACGAGCAACGGCGCGTACAACTCCGGCGGCGTCGAGACGAAGATCCGTTATAGCATCTCGGAGCAGGGGCCGACGACCTACACGACGTCCGGCACCGACATGGCTATCAACGGCGGCGGTTTTTTCATCGTTTCGGGCTCAAACGATTCGAACTTCCTGACGCGCGCCGGCGCCTTTACGCCGGATGGCGACGGCAACCTGGTCAACGCGGCCGGCTACACCCTGATGGGGTACGAATACGAAGAAGGCGTCGACCCAACGGTCGTCGTCAACGGTTTCGACGGCTTGACGAAAGTCAACCTTTCGTCCGACGGCCTGGTTGCCACGGGCTCCACGACGGGTTCCATGGGGGCCAACCTCAACTCGGCGGATGAGGTCGGTGTAACGGCCGCGTCGACCACGTCGCTCAGCGTCTTCGACAGCCAAGGCAATTCGCGTCTGCTTGATTTTACCTACACAAAAACTGCCGATAATACGTGGACGTTGGAAGTGGTCGATCGCGAAACCTCCACGTCACTCGGCACGGCAAATCTCGAATTCAATGCTGACGGAAGCCTGGCCACCACATCCGACACGTCCATAACGACGACTGCGATGACTGGCCTTACAGGAACCGGTGCCGACCTCGCGTCGCTGACCATCGATCTCACGGAGACCACGCAGCTCGGCTACAAGTTCAACCCGGACGGCGGTTCAATCGACGGCAATGCGCCGAGCAAGGTGTCCGGATACCAGATCGACGACGAGGGCATCGTCTACGTCAAGTACGAAAACGGCGATCTCGACCCGCGTTATCGCGTGGCGCTTGCGAACGTCGAGAGTCCGGACAATCTCGTCCCCCAATCGGGCAACGTCTACTCGCAGGGCGTGGATTCGGGCGTCATCGTCACCGGCTTTGCCGGCGCCGGCGACTTCGGCAGCATCCAGTCCGGCGCGCTCGAAGGCTCGAACGTCGATATCGCCAACGAACTGACGGCAATGATCGAATCGCAGCGCAGTTACACGGCGAACTCGAAGGTGTTCCAGACCGGCGCCGACCTGCTCGACGTTCTCGTGAACTTGAAGCGGTAATTGAAAGTACGGGCTCAGCCATGTCTCTGTCATCTGCGATAAACACCGCAAATTCGATCTTCAGCAACACGGCGCAGCAGACCGCGATCGTGTCGAAGAACATCGCAAATGCCAGCAATTCGGACTATTCGCGGCGGTTGGCGATGCTCGGCACCAGTGGCAATGGAGCGCAGGTCGTCTCCATCCAGCGGGCGCAGAATGACGCGTTGCTCAAGCAGAACATTGTCAGCATCTCCCAGGCTTCCGCACAGGGTACGCTGTTTGCGGGCCTGGAGACGCTGAAATCCTCTCTCGGCGGCAATGACTACGAAACGTCGCCATCCACCTATCTGGCGGCGTTTCGTGACAGCCTTCAGACGTTCGCTTCCACGCCCGGAAACACGACGATAGCGGCGACGCTGGTATCGGATGCAAACGACCTGGCGAACTCGCTCAACAAGACTTCGACCGCGGTTCAGGATCTACGCCTGGAGGCCGACAAGGAAATCGCCACCTCCGTCAATACGCTGAACGGTTTGCTGGCCGATTTCGAAAAAGCCAACAATGGCGTTATGACCGCCACGGCCTCGGGAGCCGACGGCAGCGACGCGCTCGACCAGCGCGACAAGATCCTGCGGCAGATTTCCGAAATCGTCGGCATCTCCACGGTGACGCGGTCGAACAACGACACTGTTATCTACACCTCGGACGGCACGGTTCTCTTTGAAAACACGCCCCGCAGCGTGACCTTCGCGGCCACCTCCGGTTTCGGCGCGACGACGACTGGCCAGCCCATCTATGTCGATGGTGTCCCGGTGGCTGCCGGTACAGGCGGAAACACCTCCGGCGAGGGAAAGCTGTCTGCGCTCCTGCAGTTGCGTGACGAGATTGCCCCGAAATTCCAGTCGCAACTGGATGAAGTTGCGCGCGGATTGGTGGAGCTGTTCAAGGAAGACGACGGTTCTGGGGCCCTGCCGGGCCTGTTTACCTGGGCGTCGGGAACGGTGCCTGCAACAGGTACGATCGAGCCGGGTATCGCCGCAACGCTGCAGGTCAATTCGTTGGCCCAGTCAGATCCGCTGCTCGTTCGTGACGGGGGCTTCAACGGCACGACTTACGTCAAGAACACGGACGGCAGCTCGGGCTACTCGGACCTGCTCGAC
This genomic window contains:
- a CDS encoding flagellar hook-length control protein FliK; this encodes MTFVDDSLLGTAPIRSAKSGSQSAGKQNEAAAANQRSAFENAFADAGKKKQPMISISGKTSTDTGMPATFAASQNLTTAAKADTASNGDTAALDPDCPLSLPGSADDVEMQSALGNTTNAAFRPAEKQMLVPQTGEELTIEPEVHGQMFTSAPSEGKGSLRASIGLANLGADATADAGQILDEQAGDKMKGLLKDPKEQLSKHSDSKAATSGEALPSNSQGNADATMDTAPADVSQLLALLGAAQKPTDAGTTVPAEPPPVLSEFQALAESAGKATVASKDTAAAKASARPETDASAVGNATQAGSDQIFRFARADGKGQAVSMSLASDSDKGVVTNDAGSKSTTTAKGETVTVVEARRYLGLAPSSNASAITSQITSNPEWANALQPSTAAAAPLTEVSTGKVLNTLKIQMHPIDLGTVTATLRLKDDELHVELKVETGDAFRQLSDDQGAMVKALRAQGFAVDQVSIVFNASDSSSGNNTQQQAQPQMGQQGREAAGDGPAQGRGERNDSGGEQQDSGRWTRNEGTSDASSGAELNRTGDVYM
- a CDS encoding lytic transglycosylase domain-containing protein, coding for MRLLVLSLTGLVTSICSAEANTGVCESEITAAAAKYQIPAGILYSVGLTETGRKGSLQPFAMNIEGKAYFANSADEVLQRFAAARAQGAKLIDLGCMQINYHFHGENFASPNEMLNPRKNVEYAARFLANLHARHETWTMAVARYHAGPNNDPAQKKYVCRVIANLVATGYGKWTPNASNFCQ
- a CDS encoding response regulator transcription factor yields the protein MIVVVDERELVKDGYTSLFGREGVPSTGFHPSEFGDWVSTAADTDIDAVEAFLIGQGEKAMSLPRAIRDRSSAPVIAISDSPSLETTLAFFDCGVDDVVRKPVHPREILARAAAIRRRLKALANYTDIGPIRVFSDGRDPEVHGEVFALPRRERRILEYLVSNRGRRVSKTQIFNAIYGIFDEDVEENVVESHISKLRKKLRKRLGFDPIDSKRFLGYCIDWS
- a CDS encoding flagellar hook protein FlgE, with product MSLYGMMRTGGSGMNAQANRLGTVAENIANANTTGYKRASTEFSSLILPTSNGAYNSGGVETKIRYSISEQGPTTYTTSGTDMAINGGGFFIVSGSNDSNFLTRAGAFTPDGDGNLVNAAGYTLMGYEYEEGVDPTVVVNGFDGLTKVNLSSDGLVATGSTTGSMGANLNSADEVGVTAASTTSLSVFDSQGNSRLLDFTYTKTADNTWTLEVVDRETSTSLGTANLEFNADGSLATTSDTSITTTAMTGLTGTGADLASLTIDLTETTQLGYKFNPDGGSIDGNAPSKVSGYQIDDEGIVYVKYENGDLDPRYRVALANVESPDNLVPQSGNVYSQGVDSGVIVTGFAGAGDFGSIQSGALEGSNVDIANELTAMIESQRSYTANSKVFQTGADLLDVLVNLKR
- the flgK gene encoding flagellar hook-associated protein FlgK, which gives rise to MSLSSAINTANSIFSNTAQQTAIVSKNIANASNSDYSRRLAMLGTSGNGAQVVSIQRAQNDALLKQNIVSISQASAQGTLFAGLETLKSSLGGNDYETSPSTYLAAFRDSLQTFASTPGNTTIAATLVSDANDLANSLNKTSTAVQDLRLEADKEIATSVNTLNGLLADFEKANNGVMTATASGADGSDALDQRDKILRQISEIVGISTVTRSNNDTVIYTSDGTVLFENTPRSVTFAATSGFGATTTGQPIYVDGVPVAAGTGGNTSGEGKLSALLQLRDEIAPKFQSQLDEVARGLVELFKEDDGSGALPGLFTWASGTVPATGTIEPGIAATLQVNSLAQSDPLLVRDGGFNGTTYVKNTDGSSGYSDLLDSYVTAMDGNLAFDTTTGLDGSSTILDFATASVGWLEDLRSSASTANDNKAALLSRTQEALNNETGVSMDEELSLLLDLEQSYKASAKLVSTVDAMMAALLEAVR